The uncultured Subdoligranulum sp. genomic sequence CGCATCCACCACCCATGCTATCGTGCGCAACGGTCTGGAACCAGTCTTTTGCGATATCGACCCTGTGGATTATACTCTAGATACAACGAAGCTGGAATCCCTAATCACCGACCGGACCTGCGCCATTATGCCGGTGCATGTGTACGGCAACCTCTGCCATATCGAGGAGATCGAGCGGATCGCTCATAAGTACGAGCTGAAGGTCATCTACGACGCCGCCCACGCCTTTGGGGAAACTTACAATGGTCGTGGTGTCGGCAGTTTCGGTGATGCTTCTTGCTTCAGCTTCCATGCTACCAAGGTGTTCAACACCATTGAGGGCGGAGCAGTGTGCTTCCATGATGCGGAATTGGGGCCCCGTTTGTATGAGCTAAAGAACTTCGGAATTCATGGTCCGGAATCGGTGGAGGCCGTAGGTGCCAACGCCAAAATGAACGAGTTTTGTGCCGCTATGGGGTTGTGCAATCTGCGCCATCTAGGGACCGAGATCGCCAAGCGCAAAGCCGTGGTTGAACGGTACCGTGAACGCCTGCAAGGAGTGGACGGTATTCAGCTGAATGCCTTGCAGCCAGGAGTAAAGAGCAATTATGCCTATTTCCCGGTGGTGTTTGATGAGAAGAACTTTGGCTCTAGTCGTAACGAGGTGTTTGATGCTCTGGCAAAGAACGGTATTGGGGCGCGGAAGTATTTCTACCCATTGACAAATACCTTTGCATGTTTCCATAACAAATATGATGTTGACAAAACACCTGTTGCCCGCCATGTGGCAGAACGAGTACTTACCTTACCGTTGTATGCAGATTTGGCGTTACAAGATGTTGACCGCATTTGCGATATTATTTTGGGGCTAAAGCAACTTTGATTGAAAGGGAACAGCTAATCATATGATTTCGGTGCAGTATCTACTGAATTTTTGGAAAGCTGATCTTCCACAAGCAGTGTACCTTCTCATGGTTTTGGCGGGAATGGTATATTTGACATTTGTATGCAAAAACGAGAAAGCTCGGGATGTTTGGAAGCGAATAGTCCTGCCATCGATTGCAGTAGTACTGATTATGGTGGTTCCTTTTTTGCCGAAGATTTTAACACAAAAGATTGAAAGTAGTAGAATGTTCCGATTTCTATGGGTTATCCCAATAGGTGTTTTTCTTGCGTTAGGAATTACAATACTGCTGGAAAATTTTCCCTCCAGGCTATGGAAACAAATCGGCGCGGCCGGT encodes the following:
- a CDS encoding DegT/DnrJ/EryC1/StrS family aminotransferase → MENSILVTRSSMPSLEEYVEEIRPIWGSHWLTNMGPKHRELQEKLKEYLAVDKVELLTNGHMALELTLQAMNLQGEVITTPFTFASTTHAIVRNGLEPVFCDIDPVDYTLDTTKLESLITDRTCAIMPVHVYGNLCHIEEIERIAHKYELKVIYDAAHAFGETYNGRGVGSFGDASCFSFHATKVFNTIEGGAVCFHDAELGPRLYELKNFGIHGPESVEAVGANAKMNEFCAAMGLCNLRHLGTEIAKRKAVVERYRERLQGVDGIQLNALQPGVKSNYAYFPVVFDEKNFGSSRNEVFDALAKNGIGARKYFYPLTNTFACFHNKYDVDKTPVARHVAERVLTLPLYADLALQDVDRICDIILGLKQL